From Bradyrhizobium symbiodeficiens, the proteins below share one genomic window:
- a CDS encoding N-acetylneuraminate synthase family protein, giving the protein MTSPKQTASVRIGNRLLGDGEPCYVIAEIGNNHNGDFDRAIALVDAAVAAGADCAKFQMRKLDEIYRASSLSGKDDDLAVEYTLDLLRRFELPTAQQKKIAEYCAAKGIQYLCTPWDATSVAVLEGFGVEAYKVASADLTNLPLLARLAATGKTLIVSTGMSTTDEIKAAAKFLDERNTSYVLLHCQSTYPAALHNIHLRFMETLREIHPVVGYSGHERGIAVSTAAVALGAVVIERHITLDREMEGPDHAASLEPEEFKALVSGIREVEVARGKKLAERALSQGELINRENLAKSLVAARDLSSGTVISEADIAVKSPGQGLSPLKMPALLGRKLTRTMAADDYFFQSDLDEGAAKARRYRFDRPWGVPVRYHDAERFLEICQPDIIEFHLSYSDMERDPAAYLSGSYDLGFVVHAPELFAGSKLMDLATPDEALRRYSLEQTQAVIDITRGLKKYFPKTKRPPIVANIGGFTMDEPLPPEAKAERYRIFAQSLTELDMEGVELTPQTMAPFPWHFGGQRHQNIFIFPDESAAFCARHDLRMCVDISHTKLAANHFGFDFALGLAQLGPHTAHLHFGDAKGLDGEGLQIGEGEIDFDEIGKVLRKHAPTASFIPEIWQGHKNMGEGFWTAFERLEGHI; this is encoded by the coding sequence ATGACATCGCCAAAACAGACCGCTTCAGTCCGCATCGGCAACCGCCTCCTCGGCGACGGCGAGCCCTGCTACGTCATTGCCGAGATCGGCAACAACCACAATGGCGACTTCGATCGCGCCATTGCGCTGGTCGATGCCGCGGTTGCCGCTGGGGCCGACTGCGCCAAATTCCAGATGCGCAAGCTCGACGAGATCTATCGCGCCTCGAGCCTGTCCGGAAAGGACGACGACCTCGCGGTCGAATACACGCTCGATCTGTTGCGCCGCTTCGAGCTTCCGACGGCGCAACAGAAGAAGATCGCCGAGTATTGTGCAGCCAAGGGCATCCAGTATCTCTGCACGCCCTGGGACGCCACCAGCGTCGCCGTGCTCGAAGGTTTCGGCGTGGAGGCCTACAAGGTTGCCTCGGCCGACCTCACCAACCTGCCGCTGCTCGCGCGCCTCGCCGCCACCGGCAAGACGCTGATCGTCTCCACCGGCATGAGCACGACGGACGAGATCAAGGCCGCGGCGAAATTCCTCGACGAGCGCAACACGAGCTACGTGCTGCTGCATTGCCAGAGCACCTATCCGGCCGCGCTCCACAACATCCATCTGCGCTTCATGGAAACGTTGCGCGAGATCCATCCGGTCGTCGGCTATTCGGGCCACGAGCGCGGCATTGCCGTCTCGACCGCCGCGGTGGCTCTCGGCGCCGTCGTGATCGAACGCCACATCACCCTCGACCGCGAGATGGAAGGTCCGGACCATGCTGCAAGCCTGGAGCCGGAGGAATTCAAGGCTCTCGTCTCGGGCATCCGCGAGGTGGAGGTCGCGCGCGGCAAGAAGCTGGCCGAGCGCGCGCTGAGCCAGGGCGAACTGATCAACCGCGAAAACCTCGCCAAGAGCCTGGTGGCCGCGCGCGACCTTTCGTCCGGCACCGTGATCTCCGAAGCCGACATCGCGGTGAAGAGCCCGGGACAGGGCCTGTCGCCGCTGAAGATGCCGGCGCTGCTCGGCCGCAAGCTGACACGGACGATGGCGGCCGACGACTATTTCTTCCAGAGCGACCTCGATGAAGGCGCCGCAAAAGCACGGCGCTATCGCTTCGACCGCCCATGGGGCGTGCCCGTGCGCTATCACGACGCCGAGCGCTTCCTGGAGATCTGCCAGCCCGACATCATCGAATTCCATCTCAGCTACAGCGACATGGAGCGCGATCCCGCGGCCTATCTGTCCGGCAGCTATGATCTCGGCTTCGTCGTGCATGCGCCCGAGCTGTTTGCCGGCTCCAAGCTGATGGATCTGGCAACGCCCGACGAGGCGCTGCGGCGCTATTCGCTGGAGCAGACCCAGGCGGTGATCGACATCACCCGCGGCCTCAAGAAGTACTTCCCCAAGACCAAGCGTCCGCCCATCGTCGCCAATATCGGCGGCTTCACCATGGACGAGCCGCTGCCGCCGGAGGCGAAGGCCGAGCGCTATCGCATCTTCGCACAGAGCCTGACCGAGCTCGACATGGAGGGCGTCGAGTTGACGCCGCAGACCATGGCGCCGTTCCCCTGGCATTTCGGTGGCCAGCGCCACCAGAACATCTTCATCTTCCCGGACGAATCCGCCGCGTTCTGCGCCAGGCATGATCTGCGCATGTGCGTCGACATCTCGCACACGAAACTCGCCGCCAATCATTTCGGCTTCGACTTCGCGCTAGGCCTCGCCCAGCTCGGTCCGCACACCGCGCATCTGCATTTTGGCGACGCCAAGGGGCTCGACGGCGAGGGTCTTCAGATCGGCGAAGGCGAGATCGACTTCGACGAGATCGGAAAGGTTCTGCGCAAGCACGCGCCGACGGCCTCGTTCATTCCCGAGATCTGGCAGGGCCACAAGAACATGGGCGAAGGCTTCTGGACCGCGTTCGAGCGTCTCGAGGGACACATCTGA
- a CDS encoding acylneuraminate cytidylyltransferase family protein, giving the protein MARKTLAVIAARGGSKGIPHKNLLDLCGKPLIAWTVEQARAARGVDVVAVSSDSDQILAAAEAAGAVGVRRPDDISGDLASSESAWLNALDAIDARMGRFERIVALQATSPIREPGDIENALATFDRDHLDSLLSVCEVEDYFNWRIGANGPEPINYDYRNRRMRQQIEKRYLENGSFYVLIPSLLREQNNRLGGKIGFHVMERHKMFQIDRPEDVKLCAAIMRSYGYA; this is encoded by the coding sequence ATGGCGCGCAAGACGCTGGCCGTGATCGCCGCACGCGGCGGCTCGAAGGGCATCCCGCACAAGAACCTTCTCGATCTCTGCGGCAAGCCGCTGATCGCCTGGACGGTGGAACAGGCACGCGCGGCGCGGGGCGTCGACGTGGTCGCCGTGTCTTCCGACAGCGACCAGATCCTCGCCGCGGCCGAAGCCGCCGGCGCGGTCGGGGTGCGGCGTCCCGACGACATTTCCGGCGACCTCGCCTCCTCCGAATCCGCCTGGCTGAATGCGCTCGATGCGATCGACGCGCGGATGGGACGGTTCGAGCGCATCGTCGCGCTCCAGGCGACATCGCCGATCCGCGAACCCGGCGACATAGAGAACGCGCTTGCGACCTTCGATCGCGACCATCTCGACAGCCTGCTCTCGGTCTGCGAGGTCGAGGATTATTTCAACTGGCGGATCGGCGCGAACGGACCGGAGCCGATCAACTACGACTATCGCAACCGCCGCATGCGGCAGCAGATCGAGAAGCGCTATTTGGAGAACGGCTCGTTCTACGTCCTGATCCCATCCCTGCTGCGCGAGCAGAACAACCGCCTCGGCGGCAAGATCGGCTTCCACGTGATGGAACGTCACAAGATGTTCCAGATCGACCGCCCCGAGGACGTCAAGCTTTGTGCCGCCATCATGCGCAGTTATGGCTATGCCTGA
- a CDS encoding SDR family oxidoreductase yields MPDLSAFSLKHKIAVVTGASRGIGAAIATGLQDAGATVFGLSRSGTAPQGVTAIACDLSDDKAIENAFRTIAAQGGRIDALVNAAGISLPPQSTESELARFRATLATDLTGVYATIVAAYPLLKKAGSAAIVNVTSINSIRGFPGNPGYVAAKAGLAGLTRALAADYAADGIRVNALAPGYVVTEMTAKSFADPVMHEERRRHTMLGRWGQPADMVGAAVFLTSEASAYVTGQELFVDGGWIAKGLAISSDSKS; encoded by the coding sequence ATGCCTGATCTCAGCGCCTTCTCGCTCAAGCACAAGATCGCGGTGGTGACCGGCGCTTCGCGCGGCATCGGCGCTGCCATCGCGACCGGCCTCCAGGATGCGGGAGCGACGGTGTTCGGCCTCAGCCGTTCCGGGACCGCGCCGCAGGGCGTGACCGCGATTGCGTGCGATCTCTCCGACGACAAGGCGATTGAAAACGCGTTCCGCACGATCGCGGCGCAGGGCGGCCGTATCGACGCACTGGTCAACGCTGCCGGCATCAGCCTTCCCCCACAGAGCACCGAGAGCGAGCTCGCGCGCTTCCGCGCCACGCTCGCGACCGACCTCACCGGCGTCTACGCCACCATCGTCGCCGCCTATCCGCTCTTGAAGAAGGCGGGCTCGGCTGCGATCGTCAACGTCACCAGCATCAATTCGATCCGCGGCTTTCCCGGCAATCCGGGCTACGTGGCGGCGAAGGCCGGACTCGCCGGGCTGACGCGCGCGCTCGCCGCCGACTATGCCGCCGACGGCATCCGGGTCAACGCGCTTGCACCGGGTTATGTGGTGACCGAGATGACCGCAAAGAGTTTTGCCGATCCTGTCATGCACGAGGAGAGACGCCGGCACACCATGCTCGGCCGCTGGGGACAGCCCGCCGACATGGTGGGCGCCGCCGTTTTCCTGACCTCGGAAGCCTCCGCCTATGTGACCGGTCAGGAGCTCTTCGTCGACGGCGGCTGGATCGCCAAGGGCCTCGCCATCAGTTCGGATAGCAAATCGTGA